Proteins encoded within one genomic window of Flavobacterium gilvum:
- a CDS encoding MoaD/ThiS family protein, with the protein MIVIKYFGGIVERTRCRDEKFDFSDLPLSKLLTELDNKYHFGQYPFSVAVNQEIIDKVNNQILKNNDVVALLPPFAGG; encoded by the coding sequence ATGATAGTAATAAAATATTTTGGAGGTATCGTTGAACGCACCCGATGCCGTGACGAAAAATTTGATTTTTCGGACTTGCCGTTGAGTAAATTGTTGACCGAATTAGACAATAAATATCATTTTGGGCAATACCCTTTTAGTGTGGCCGTGAATCAAGAAATTATTGATAAAGTCAATAATCAAATTCTGAAAAATAATGATGTTGTGGCTTTATTGCCTCCTTTTGCGGGAGGATAA
- the cobA gene encoding uroporphyrinogen-III C-methyltransferase has product MIQINRPKLTIVGAGPGDVELITLKAIKALEDADVVLYDALVNEELLQYAKKDAEIIFVGKRFGCHAYSQDQINDLIVSMAKKYGHVVRLKGGDPFVFGRGSEEIDFARQFGIETAVVPGISSALGVPASNGISLTQRKVAESFWVITGTTSDHKLSRDVALASQSSATVVILMGMNKLEEIVALYQNNRTDDLPIAIIQNGTQKSQKKVIGTINTITDLVKKNEIASPAIIVIGEVVKNASELTSFIKKEQFSDAFMDEEFILQNLDLVG; this is encoded by the coding sequence ATGATACAAATCAATAGACCAAAATTGACAATAGTGGGAGCTGGACCCGGTGATGTTGAATTGATTACATTAAAAGCAATAAAAGCTCTAGAAGATGCCGATGTTGTTTTGTATGATGCCCTTGTCAACGAAGAGTTATTGCAGTATGCTAAAAAGGATGCTGAAATTATTTTTGTTGGGAAACGTTTTGGTTGTCATGCCTACAGTCAGGACCAAATTAACGATTTGATTGTATCCATGGCAAAAAAATACGGTCATGTTGTTCGATTAAAAGGTGGAGATCCATTTGTTTTTGGAAGAGGAAGCGAAGAAATTGATTTTGCACGACAATTCGGAATTGAAACAGCCGTCGTTCCCGGAATATCATCAGCATTGGGAGTTCCGGCTTCTAACGGAATTAGTTTGACACAAAGAAAAGTAGCTGAAAGTTTTTGGGTAATTACAGGTACAACTTCAGACCATAAATTGTCAAGGGATGTTGCTTTGGCTTCGCAATCTTCGGCAACGGTTGTTATTTTGATGGGAATGAACAAATTGGAAGAGATTGTGGCTTTGTACCAAAACAACAGAACCGATGATTTACCGATTGCCATTATTCAAAACGGAACACAAAAATCTCAAAAGAAAGTCATTGGTACAATTAATACAATTACCGATTTGGTGAAAAAAAATGAAATTGCTTCGCCGGCGATTATAGTAATTGGCGAAGTGGTGAAAAACGCTTCTGAATTAACTTCTTTTATAAAAAAAGAACAGTTTTCGGATGCATTTATGGATGAGGAATTTATTTTGCAAAATTTAGATCTTGTGGGATGA
- a CDS encoding Lrp/AsnC family transcriptional regulator has translation MDILDEFDINIIKELEKDGRMAFSSIAANLKISNTMVHQRVNRLLENGIITGIKPVINEKKIGFDWGAFTGIYLKKDHDSARVIEELKKIPEITECYFIAGSFTLYIKMIAKDHEHMRKLLYEQIDSIPGIAKTESLIELGCAFKRNIDL, from the coding sequence ATGGACATATTAGATGAATTTGACATTAACATAATCAAAGAATTAGAAAAAGACGGAAGAATGGCTTTTTCATCAATTGCTGCCAATTTAAAAATATCCAATACAATGGTACACCAACGTGTAAATCGATTATTGGAAAACGGAATCATAACCGGAATCAAACCTGTTATCAATGAAAAAAAAATTGGCTTTGACTGGGGAGCTTTTACAGGAATTTATTTAAAAAAAGACCATGACTCGGCTAGAGTTATTGAAGAATTAAAAAAAATCCCCGAAATCACAGAATGTTATTTCATTGCTGGTTCTTTCACCCTATATATAAAAATGATTGCCAAAGATCATGAACACATGCGAAAACTTCTTTATGAACAAATCGACAGTATTCCCGGCATCGCAAAAACAGAATCTCTAATCGAATTAGGCTGTGCTTTCAAACGAAATATTGATTTATAA
- the rocD gene encoding ornithine--oxo-acid transaminase: protein MTHITQGFSSKSENLIEKENKYGAHNYHPLPVVLEKGEGVYVWDVDGKKYFDFLSAYSAVNQGHCHPKIVGAMVEQAQKLTLTSRAFYNDQLGVYEEYVTNYFGFDKVLPMNTGAEAVETALKLCRKWAYEVKGIPENKAQIIVCENNFHGRTTTIISFSNDESARQSFGPFTEGFIKIPYDDTEALENALKSSKNIAGFLVEPIQGEAGVYVPSEGFLAKAKALCEAHNVLFIADEVQTGIARTGKLLAVHHENVQPDILILGKAISGGVYPVSAVLANNGIMDVIKPGQHGSTFGGNPVAAAVAVAALEVVREEKLSENAEKLGIILRKGLNEIAERNPLISLVRGKGLLNAIVINSDEESDLAWDICLRFRDYGLLAKPTHGNKIRFAPPLVITETQIQECLAIIEKALNDFR from the coding sequence ATGACTCATATAACACAAGGATTTTCTTCAAAATCAGAAAATTTAATTGAAAAAGAAAATAAATATGGAGCCCATAATTACCATCCGCTGCCAGTTGTTTTGGAAAAAGGGGAAGGTGTTTATGTATGGGATGTTGACGGAAAAAAATATTTTGATTTCTTGTCGGCTTATTCAGCAGTGAACCAAGGGCATTGTCATCCAAAAATTGTTGGCGCAATGGTAGAGCAAGCTCAAAAATTGACATTGACTTCACGTGCTTTTTATAATGACCAACTCGGGGTTTATGAGGAATATGTCACCAATTATTTTGGTTTTGATAAAGTACTTCCTATGAATACAGGTGCTGAGGCGGTAGAAACAGCTTTGAAATTATGTCGAAAATGGGCGTATGAAGTAAAAGGAATTCCCGAAAACAAAGCGCAGATTATTGTTTGTGAGAACAATTTTCATGGTAGAACCACAACTATAATTTCTTTTTCTAATGATGAAAGCGCGCGTCAGAGTTTTGGTCCTTTTACCGAAGGTTTTATAAAAATTCCTTACGATGATACCGAAGCTTTGGAAAATGCTTTGAAATCATCAAAGAATATAGCAGGGTTTTTGGTAGAACCTATTCAGGGAGAAGCGGGAGTTTATGTTCCAAGTGAAGGTTTTTTGGCGAAAGCCAAAGCACTTTGCGAAGCACATAATGTATTGTTTATTGCCGATGAGGTACAAACCGGAATTGCAAGAACAGGTAAATTATTGGCAGTGCATCATGAAAATGTGCAACCTGATATCTTGATTTTAGGCAAAGCCATTTCCGGGGGTGTTTATCCAGTTTCGGCGGTTTTGGCGAATAACGGAATTATGGATGTTATCAAGCCGGGTCAACACGGTTCTACTTTTGGAGGAAATCCTGTTGCGGCTGCGGTTGCGGTTGCCGCTCTGGAAGTGGTGCGTGAAGAAAAATTATCTGAAAATGCCGAAAAATTAGGAATCATTTTGAGAAAAGGCCTTAACGAAATTGCAGAACGAAATCCGTTGATTTCATTAGTTCGCGGTAAAGGTTTGCTGAATGCTATTGTGATCAATAGTGATGAGGAATCTGATTTGGCTTGGGACATTTGCCTTCGTTTCAGGGATTATGGTTTATTGGCAAAACCTACTCACGGAAATAAAATACGTTTCGCACCTCCTTTGGTAATCACAGAAACTCAAATTCAGGAATGTCTTGCAATTATTGAAAAGGCATTGAATGACTTTAGATAA